GGAATGTATCAAGCAGTTCGTGGACAGCGATAAACTGAGGACCCTTGAGATTCCAGTGTGCCTGCTTGGTAATAAGAGCAAGGTCAATGGTTGCCGCCAGATTTTCGTTCAGCAGCGCAATCATTGTTGTCTTGGTGTTGGAGGGAAGATCGTTGCGGGTTGCATGCATCGACTTCTTGGACATTTGATCCTCTTATCCTTTGCACGATCCGACTGATGTCACAGTGATCTATATATCGCTGAGTGAAGGCAAATTAGCTTTCTGAAACCGCCCCCGCCGGATCTTTATATAAGGCCGGTTTGGATAGGGTAATTAGATTTAGCCCCGCATCCGATCTTAAAACGCTCTGCACGGCATTTTGTTCCCGAGAACGCTGTTAAATTTGGCACAATTCATGTGTTTTGCTTGTGGCACAACGAATTCTGATTTACCCGATGGCTTATGAAGATACTTGCCCTTGATACCGCTTCCTCCTGGTGTGCTGCCGCAATTTATGATTCCGGCACCGATAGGCTTCTCGCTGAAGTCAGCGAGAATATTGGCAAAGGACATGCCGAAGTCCTGATGGACTATATCGGGCGCGTGACAGTGGATGCCGGAATTGCCATGACCGATCTTGATCGCGTGGCCGTCAATATTGGCCCAGGTTCGTTTACCGGTGTGCGGATTGGTGTTTCGGCAGCGCGTGGTTTCGCGCTGGCGCTTTCGCGTCCGGCAATCGGAGTTAGTGCATTCGATGCGCTTGCATCGGAAGTGACGATCAGTCATCCGGGAAAGCCGGTTCTGGTGCTGCTTGAAGCCCATCGTGGCGAAATCTATGCGCAGAGCTTTGATGCCACGGGTTCGTCTGTCAACAGCCCATTGGTAATCCCACGCGATGAAGCGCTGGCGCTTATTGAGCAGCAATCTTCAGAGACGGTGCTGGCAGGCTCTGCCGCAGATACACTCAATGAAGCGCTGGCGGGAACATTCAGCACCGCACGTGTTGAACCAACCGCACGGATCGGCACTTATGCAAAGCTTGCAGCATTGCGCGAACCGGGCGAAGCACCAAAGCCGCTATACATGCGCGGACCTGATGTGAAGCCGCAGACTGGTTTTGCGCTGCCACGTAAGGCAGGTGGAGAATAAGATGTTGGGCTTTTCGCTCCCACGCTTTGGGCGTAGGCCTGTTTCGGTCGAGCCGCTTGGCGCTAAGGACAGCGGAGAAA
This genomic stretch from Brucella pseudogrignonensis harbors:
- the tsaB gene encoding tRNA (adenosine(37)-N6)-threonylcarbamoyltransferase complex dimerization subunit type 1 TsaB, yielding MKILALDTASSWCAAAIYDSGTDRLLAEVSENIGKGHAEVLMDYIGRVTVDAGIAMTDLDRVAVNIGPGSFTGVRIGVSAARGFALALSRPAIGVSAFDALASEVTISHPGKPVLVLLEAHRGEIYAQSFDATGSSVNSPLVIPRDEALALIEQQSSETVLAGSAADTLNEALAGTFSTARVEPTARIGTYAKLAALREPGEAPKPLYMRGPDVKPQTGFALPRKAGGE